Below is a window of Cytobacillus firmus DNA.
TTACAATAATGAGTGCCGCAGGTTCAATCGTATTTGCCAACTTGCCGATCATATTTGCGGTAGGGGTAGCGATCGGTTTAGCACGTTCAGATAAAGCAACGGCTGGATTAGCAGCCATGATTGGTTATTTTGTTATGAATAGCACCATTAGTGCACTGCTTTCATTAACCGGAGACTTGGTGAAGGATAATTTGGCAGGAGCCGGTCAAGGAATGGCTGTTGGGATTCAGACTTTGGAAACGGGGGTATTTGGCGGGATTATCGTCGGGATAACAGCTGCTGCCCTGCATAATAAATACAATAAAATTCAGCTGCCTCAAGTGTTAGGATTCTTTGGAGGATCTCGCTTTATTCCTATAGTCGTTTCATTTGCTTCAATTTTTGTAGGAGCGATTCTATTTGTAATATGGCCTTATTTTCAGGCATTAATCAATGGGCTGGGGTCAGTGGTTACAGGCACCGGGGAAATCGGAACCCTTTTCTATGGATTTATTTTGCGTATGCTTGGACCGCTTGGCCTGCACCATATTTTCTACCTTCCTTTCTGGCAAACCGCTCTTGGCGGAACACTGGAGATTGGCGGAAAATTAGTCAGCGGTACACAAAATATCTTTTTTGCGCAATTGGGTGACCCATCGACTGAACAATATTACGAAGGGGTATCCAGATTTATGTCAGGCCGTTTTATTACAATGATGTTTGGCCTGCCGGGAGCTGCATTGGCCATCTACCATTGTTCTAAAAAGAAAAACAGAAAAGTGGTAGCAGGTATTTTGCTTTCAGCAGCGTTAACATCATTCCTGACTGGTATCACAGAACCGCTTGAATTCAGCTTTTTATTCGTGGCACCTCTTCTTTATTTAGTGCATGCTATTTTTGATGGTTTTGCTTTTATGATGGCAGACATTTTCAATATTACTGTTGGTCAAACCTTCTCAGGCGGATTTATTGATTTCATTTTATTTGGAATTCTTCAAGGTGCCGATAAAACAAATTGGCCATATGTATTGATGGTAGGGATTCCATGGTTCTTCCTATACTACTTTACCTTTAAATTCTTAATCAGAAAAAAGAACTTCAAAGTTCTTGGACGTGAAGACGAAGAACAGGCAGCAGAGCAAGTTTCAGCTACAGACCGTGCCAAAACAATTGTAGAAGGATTGGGCGGAACAAATAATATTGATATTGTTGATTGCTGTGCGACTCGTCTCCGGGTCACTGTTAAAGATGATTCCCTGGTGAAAGATGATATCATTAAACAGACTGGATCAAAAGGAATTGTGAAAAAAGGAACGGGTGTTCAAATTATTTATGGACCACAAGTCACCATTGTTAAAAACGAAATAGAAGAGTATCTAGGTCAGTAATAAATAATAAGGACGTGTTTTTAAATGCATCAAGTGCTGAAACAGATCAAAAACGGGCTAATTGTTTCCTGCCAGGCTTTAGAAGGAGAACCTCTTCATAGCTCGTTCATTATGGGACGTATGGCATTGGCTGCAAAAGAGG
It encodes the following:
- a CDS encoding maltose/glucose-specific PTS transporter subunit IIC, with protein sequence MKKAFEKAQQFGKSFMLPIAVLPAAGLLLGIGGALSNPNTVSAYPFLDISWLQAIFTIMSAAGSIVFANLPIIFAVGVAIGLARSDKATAGLAAMIGYFVMNSTISALLSLTGDLVKDNLAGAGQGMAVGIQTLETGVFGGIIVGITAAALHNKYNKIQLPQVLGFFGGSRFIPIVVSFASIFVGAILFVIWPYFQALINGLGSVVTGTGEIGTLFYGFILRMLGPLGLHHIFYLPFWQTALGGTLEIGGKLVSGTQNIFFAQLGDPSTEQYYEGVSRFMSGRFITMMFGLPGAALAIYHCSKKKNRKVVAGILLSAALTSFLTGITEPLEFSFLFVAPLLYLVHAIFDGFAFMMADIFNITVGQTFSGGFIDFILFGILQGADKTNWPYVLMVGIPWFFLYYFTFKFLIRKKNFKVLGREDEEQAAEQVSATDRAKTIVEGLGGTNNIDIVDCCATRLRVTVKDDSLVKDDIIKQTGSKGIVKKGTGVQIIYGPQVTIVKNEIEEYLGQ